A stretch of the Pseudobacteriovorax antillogorgiicola genome encodes the following:
- the rpoN gene encoding RNA polymerase factor sigma-54, which translates to MAFDLKQSLKLSQQLLMTPQLQQAIKLLQLSRLELEEFVTQQLAENPVLEEGVVESHEEKIQVEREAERTEAQAVSDHMAEAGKIVDDSGERGSEQDWESYLNRPEKAPTPSTQTASKDDDFPNHENLSRAGTLNDFLLSQLGETDLDEQERSLAMLIIGNIDERGYLQSPIEDLAQVAGVSADEVEDILDVVQRMEPVGVGTRDLKECLQVQLRLGRLRNGIVEKIVEDHIPDLETRNFQAIAKALKISLESVIENVQIIAELEPVPGRQFGGMETQYVVPDVYVFKVSGEWIVSLNEEGLPHLRISKVYEDMIESMAQGSEEKEYINDKMKSASWLIKSIQQRQRTILRVTEKLVERQKDFFEKGIEYLKPMVLRDIAEDIEMHESTISRVTSNKYVHTPQGIFELKYFFNSSVSRAGGDDLASASVKKMIADIIKAEDPKKPLADQKIVDILDERGIQLARRTVAKYREQMGILPSSKRKKYF; encoded by the coding sequence ATGGCCTTTGATCTGAAACAGTCTTTAAAACTCAGTCAGCAGCTCTTGATGACCCCGCAGTTACAGCAGGCCATCAAGTTGCTCCAATTGTCTCGCCTTGAGCTAGAGGAGTTTGTCACCCAACAGCTCGCGGAAAACCCGGTCCTTGAAGAAGGTGTGGTTGAGTCTCACGAAGAAAAAATTCAAGTGGAACGTGAGGCAGAGCGTACAGAAGCCCAGGCGGTGAGCGATCACATGGCGGAAGCTGGAAAGATCGTTGATGACTCCGGCGAACGGGGTAGTGAGCAGGATTGGGAGTCCTACTTAAACCGGCCTGAGAAAGCCCCTACCCCATCGACGCAAACCGCCTCGAAAGATGACGACTTCCCCAATCATGAGAATTTATCTCGGGCGGGAACACTCAATGACTTTCTATTATCTCAGCTTGGCGAGACTGACTTGGATGAGCAGGAGCGCTCTTTGGCGATGCTTATCATTGGTAATATCGACGAGCGAGGTTATTTGCAGAGCCCTATCGAAGACCTGGCCCAAGTTGCTGGCGTCAGTGCGGATGAAGTTGAAGATATCTTGGATGTGGTTCAACGTATGGAGCCAGTCGGTGTTGGCACCCGGGATCTGAAAGAGTGTTTGCAAGTTCAGCTACGATTGGGGCGATTGCGCAATGGCATCGTCGAAAAAATTGTTGAAGACCATATACCAGACCTCGAAACTCGAAACTTTCAGGCTATCGCTAAGGCTCTGAAGATTTCCCTGGAGTCTGTGATTGAGAATGTGCAGATCATCGCGGAATTGGAGCCTGTTCCGGGGCGCCAGTTCGGTGGTATGGAAACTCAATATGTGGTTCCTGATGTCTACGTTTTCAAAGTTTCGGGCGAATGGATTGTTTCGCTAAATGAGGAAGGTTTACCCCATCTCAGGATATCGAAAGTCTACGAAGACATGATCGAGAGCATGGCTCAAGGTAGCGAAGAGAAAGAATACATCAATGACAAAATGAAGTCGGCCTCCTGGCTTATCAAAAGCATTCAACAGCGACAGAGAACCATATTAAGGGTTACCGAAAAGCTTGTTGAAAGGCAGAAAGACTTCTTTGAAAAAGGTATCGAATATCTCAAACCGATGGTTCTAAGGGATATTGCCGAAGATATCGAAATGCACGAATCGACCATCAGTCGTGTGACTAGCAATAAGTACGTGCATACGCCGCAAGGTATATTCGAGCTGAAGTACTTCTTTAACAGTTCGGTGTCTCGGGCTGGTGGCGATGATTTAGCGAGTGCCTCTGTGAAGAAGATGATCGCTGATATTATCAAGGCTGAAGATCCCAAAAAACCTTTGGCAGATCAGAAGATTGTAGATATTTTGGACGAGCGTGGCATTCAGCTGGCGCGCCGTACCGTTGCCAAATACCGAGAGCAGATGGGGATACTGCCTAGCAGCAAACGTAAAAAGTACTTTTAG
- the rapZ gene encoding RNase adapter RapZ, producing the protein MSQKTEQIPSLVIVSGLSGAGKSIAINALEDMSYYCIDNLPLELVEDAVSYFITNDLHHSRLALGMDVRSSDFVERFMALRDRLKKKIQLSVLFVTASDEALATRFSTNRRRHPLHQESGELIAAIRREAQALAPMIDEAEVVFDTTAWSPHYLMRQVEKHYGDGVMGRSLFVTVTSFGFKHGALKPADSIYDVRCLKNPHFEPSLKPRTGLEKDVSDYVFSDPHAGDLLDKLIDLHKFLLPCYYDEGKHYFSIGIGCTGGQHRSVALAEKLAFALADLSLPNIYVSVSHRDL; encoded by the coding sequence GTGAGTCAGAAAACAGAACAAATTCCAAGTCTTGTGATAGTCTCAGGGCTTTCTGGTGCAGGTAAGTCGATCGCCATCAATGCCTTAGAGGATATGTCGTACTATTGCATTGATAACCTTCCCCTTGAACTTGTCGAAGACGCCGTGAGCTACTTTATAACCAATGATCTTCATCATTCTCGATTGGCTTTGGGAATGGATGTTCGAAGTTCCGATTTCGTGGAACGATTCATGGCTTTGCGTGATCGGCTTAAAAAGAAGATCCAGTTGTCGGTGCTGTTTGTTACTGCTAGCGATGAGGCCTTGGCAACTCGGTTTAGTACCAATCGTAGGCGTCACCCCTTACACCAAGAGTCTGGAGAGTTGATCGCGGCTATCAGGAGAGAGGCTCAGGCACTGGCTCCCATGATTGATGAAGCGGAAGTGGTGTTTGATACTACCGCCTGGAGCCCCCACTACCTCATGAGGCAGGTGGAGAAACACTATGGTGATGGTGTCATGGGACGGAGTCTATTTGTGACGGTGACATCCTTTGGTTTTAAGCATGGGGCCCTAAAGCCTGCTGATAGCATTTATGATGTTCGCTGTTTGAAAAACCCCCACTTTGAGCCTAGTTTGAAGCCTAGAACTGGTTTGGAGAAGGATGTTAGCGACTATGTGTTTTCTGATCCTCACGCCGGGGATTTGCTCGATAAGTTAATTGATCTCCATAAATTTCTTTTGCCTTGTTACTACGACGAGGGAAAACACTACTTTAGTATCGGTATTGGCTGTACCGGTGGCCAGCACCGCAGTGTAGCTCTTGCTGAAAAGCTAGCCTTTGCTCTTGCAGATCTTTCCCTACCTAACATTTACGTAAGTGTTTCCCATCGTGATTTGTAG
- a CDS encoding TRAP transporter substrate-binding protein, protein MMKRREFIKSSLASAGAATAISMPAIARGKKYRWRMAMTIPKTLPIWGTGVQEFAKKVELISEGALKIRVYGAGELVPALGTFDAVKAGRLQMGHSASYYWQGKIPSAVFFTAVPFGLNANGMRAWLGYGGGQELWDELYAKHGLMAIPAGNTGMQMGGWFKKKIESINDFKGLKMRIPGLGGKVIAKAGAKPILVAGGEIYTSLATGVIDATEWVGPYHDYVMGFHKAAPYYYNPGWHEPGPVLELMINRKAWQELPAELQAVVRSCAAELDRDMYAEWIFQDAMHLKKIRSEGKVEVLSFPKPVLEVMKTYAAQAKDEVAATSPLAKKIYRSFQEFQDVFTAHQDVTERAYMGALQS, encoded by the coding sequence ATGATGAAACGACGTGAGTTTATAAAGTCGTCACTCGCCTCTGCCGGTGCGGCAACAGCTATTAGCATGCCTGCAATCGCACGAGGGAAAAAATATCGTTGGCGTATGGCGATGACCATTCCAAAGACTTTGCCTATCTGGGGCACAGGGGTTCAAGAGTTTGCTAAGAAAGTTGAATTGATCAGCGAAGGAGCCTTAAAGATCAGGGTTTACGGTGCCGGTGAGCTGGTGCCTGCTCTTGGAACCTTTGATGCGGTTAAAGCTGGTCGCCTTCAGATGGGGCACTCTGCATCCTATTACTGGCAAGGCAAGATCCCCTCGGCGGTATTTTTTACAGCGGTTCCGTTTGGTCTCAATGCCAATGGCATGAGAGCCTGGCTCGGCTACGGAGGTGGTCAGGAGCTGTGGGACGAGCTTTATGCTAAACATGGATTGATGGCTATCCCGGCAGGGAACACTGGCATGCAAATGGGTGGCTGGTTCAAAAAGAAAATTGAGTCGATCAATGACTTCAAAGGCCTGAAGATGAGGATCCCAGGCTTGGGTGGTAAGGTGATTGCTAAGGCAGGGGCTAAGCCGATTCTGGTGGCTGGTGGTGAAATCTACACCAGTCTTGCCACAGGGGTGATCGATGCCACTGAATGGGTTGGTCCCTATCATGATTATGTGATGGGCTTCCATAAGGCTGCCCCCTACTACTATAACCCTGGATGGCATGAGCCTGGCCCTGTTCTTGAACTTATGATCAATAGGAAGGCGTGGCAGGAACTGCCTGCTGAACTTCAGGCAGTGGTTAGAAGCTGTGCTGCTGAACTTGATCGGGACATGTACGCCGAGTGGATTTTCCAGGATGCAATGCACCTTAAGAAGATTCGTAGCGAAGGTAAGGTGGAAGTCTTGTCATTCCCTAAACCTGTACTTGAGGTCATGAAGACCTATGCTGCACAAGCCAAGGATGAGGTAGCTGCTACCAGTCCCCTAGCAAAGAAAATCTATCGCTCTTTTCAAGAATTTCAGGATGTATTTACAGCACATCAGGATGTTACAGAACGGGCTTACATGGGAGCCTTGCAGTCGTGA
- a CDS encoding TRAP transporter small permease subunit produces the protein MNRWLESVHKVLLGLTGLATLLLVLLTTQQVIARYFFQASSIAIQELLWHLFGFIFLIGAASTLHFERHVRVDVFYGGFSSRVKSLINVLGCILLMIPSLLVLIWFGIHDVMQARDFSSVGMNDSGQMNSLWEFFIRGEGSPDPGGLPARWIVKSFLPLGACLLLLQAFVSLLHSIQLITKK, from the coding sequence GTGAATCGTTGGTTGGAGTCTGTCCACAAGGTCCTTTTGGGTCTTACCGGCTTGGCGACTTTGCTGCTCGTCTTGCTTACGACACAGCAGGTGATCGCTCGCTACTTTTTTCAAGCTAGCTCTATTGCGATTCAAGAACTGCTCTGGCATCTCTTTGGCTTTATTTTTCTAATCGGAGCAGCTTCAACCCTGCATTTCGAAAGGCACGTTCGGGTTGATGTCTTTTATGGTGGTTTTTCATCAAGGGTCAAATCACTTATCAACGTTCTTGGCTGCATATTATTAATGATTCCTTCTCTATTGGTTCTTATCTGGTTTGGAATACATGATGTTATGCAGGCAAGAGATTTTTCATCCGTTGGAATGAACGATTCAGGGCAAATGAATTCACTCTGGGAATTTTTCATTCGAGGAGAGGGATCGCCAGACCCTGGTGGTTTACCCGCTCGGTGGATCGTTAAATCATTCCTTCCCTTGGGGGCATGTCTCCTACTACTCCAAGCATTCGTAAGCTTGCTTCACAGTATTCAACTCATCACGAAAAAATAG
- a CDS encoding TRAP transporter large permease, which translates to MEDYLPLLMFPALLLFLLSGYPVAFVLSGVALLFAALGTYLDIFYWQDLGFIPTRVFGIISNFTLLAVPLFVFMGITLEKSGVAESLLKSISQLFHGFRGSLAIAVVAVGALLAASTGIVGATVVTMGVLSLPTMIQSGYDKRLATGTIAASGTLGQIIPPSIVLVLLGDMMNVDVGDLFAGAIIPGLLLVLFYAFYVLLKSRGQSASSAMSEDTRASWQELLSALAPPLLLVILVLGTILGGLASPTEAASCGATGALIIALWKGKFSWDLIRQVSQETVQTTSMVFMILLGAQFFGVVFRGLHGDELIVDVIDQLALSKYWILFALMLLLFILGFFLDFLEICFIVIPIIMPIMTGLGFDPLWLAILIAVNLQTSFLTPPFGFALFYLKGVAPKDIKTMDIYRGVLPFVGIQMLALVLITVFPQLVLWLPKIVF; encoded by the coding sequence ATGGAAGACTACCTTCCTTTATTGATGTTCCCTGCTCTACTTTTATTCCTGCTTTCGGGTTATCCGGTGGCCTTTGTCTTGTCTGGAGTGGCTCTTCTGTTTGCTGCCTTAGGTACGTACTTGGATATTTTTTATTGGCAAGACCTAGGGTTCATTCCCACGCGGGTATTTGGCATCATCTCAAATTTCACTCTGCTGGCTGTACCACTGTTTGTATTCATGGGCATTACCTTGGAAAAGTCAGGAGTGGCGGAATCCCTATTAAAATCGATCAGTCAGCTGTTTCACGGCTTCCGTGGGAGTCTTGCCATAGCAGTCGTCGCCGTGGGTGCTTTGCTTGCTGCGTCTACGGGGATTGTTGGCGCTACCGTGGTAACCATGGGGGTATTGTCCCTACCAACAATGATTCAATCTGGCTATGATAAGCGACTGGCGACAGGTACTATTGCAGCATCAGGAACCCTGGGGCAGATCATCCCACCCTCAATTGTGCTAGTGCTCCTTGGTGACATGATGAATGTTGACGTTGGGGACCTATTTGCCGGTGCGATCATTCCTGGCCTTCTCCTGGTTCTTTTTTACGCTTTCTATGTTCTTCTCAAGTCTCGTGGGCAATCAGCATCAAGTGCAATGAGTGAAGATACCAGGGCCTCTTGGCAAGAGCTTCTGTCAGCGCTGGCACCTCCCCTGCTCCTAGTTATCTTGGTTTTGGGTACCATTCTAGGGGGACTGGCTTCCCCAACTGAGGCGGCGTCCTGCGGTGCCACAGGAGCTCTAATTATTGCACTGTGGAAGGGTAAGTTCTCATGGGATTTAATTCGCCAGGTGAGTCAAGAGACCGTTCAGACGACATCGATGGTGTTCATGATACTTCTTGGAGCTCAGTTTTTCGGCGTGGTGTTTCGAGGTCTTCATGGAGACGAGCTGATTGTCGATGTGATAGACCAACTGGCGCTCAGCAAATATTGGATTCTTTTCGCTCTGATGCTTCTTCTTTTTATTCTGGGTTTTTTTCTCGATTTTCTGGAAATCTGCTTTATCGTGATCCCAATCATCATGCCGATTATGACTGGTCTTGGATTTGACCCACTTTGGTTGGCTATCTTGATCGCCGTCAACCTGCAAACGTCGTTTCTCACCCCACCTTTCGGTTTCGCCCTATTTTACCTAAAAGGAGTTGCGCCAAAGGACATCAAGACTATGGATATCTATCGGGGAGTCCTGCCCTTTGTGGGTATCCAGATGCTTGCCTTAGTATTGATTACGGTGTTCCCGCAACTTGTTCTGTGGCTACCTAAGATCGTTTTTTAA
- the gcvP gene encoding aminomethyl-transferring glycine dehydrogenase, whose amino-acid sequence MTKLWQSASYQNSFSNRHIGPDQDEITSMLKALSYESLEELVDTAVPKDIQDKAPLDILPGIAEHEALQELRAMMSKNKVHRSLIGAGYYDCVTPSVISRNILENPAWYTQYTPYQAEIAQGRLEALLNFQTMVAELCGLDLANASLLDEGTGAAEAMNMSREIAAKGQSDKFFVSQHCHAQTIGVLKTRALALGIEVVVGDEFDFDFDEKPFGLLLQYPGSHGAVADYTDLVVKAKQAGVIVTFATDLLALASLKSPGELGADIAVGNSQRFGVPLGYGGPHAGFFATKDEFKRKIPGRIVGVTKDANGDKAYRLALQTREQHIRRDKATSNICTAQVLLAIMASMYGVFHGSAGVKKISSRVNALANLFGRGAKSIGFDLLTPNYFDTVAVVTDKAQADKVMTAALAAGYNLNRYNETTITIAFDEKSDLEEVEEVLSFFGDFKKSLKDLANDESGTIPDGLQRTSDFMTHEVFNRFHSETEMMRYIRKLEARDLSLTRSMIPLGSCTMKLNAASELMPITWPEVNGLHPFVPLDQAQGYQELFTQLENWLCKATGFDAVSLQPNSGAQGEFAGLMVIAKYHEAQGQGHRNVCLIPSSAHGTNPASAVLAGMKVVVIKCDDEGNIDLNDLQGKAEKHKDKLSALMITYPSTHGVFENDITRICDIIHENGGQVYMDGANLNAQIGLCQPGKYGPDVCHMNLHKTFCIPHGGGGPGVGPIGVRSHLAAYLPNHPVVTMGGKSGVGPISAAPWGSPSILPISWMYIRMMGGEELKKATQVAILNANYMAKRLEGAFSVVYRGNKGLVAHECIIDLKEVKKTAGITVDDIAKRLIDYGYHAPTVSWPVPNSMMIEPTESESKAELDRFCDAMISIREEIREIESGKADKDQNPLKHAPHTAAMIGSDAWDQAYSREQAAYPLPYVRDNKFWPFVARIDNAFGDRNLVCSCPPLEDYE is encoded by the coding sequence ATGACAAAGCTCTGGCAATCGGCAAGCTACCAAAACTCCTTCTCCAATCGGCACATTGGCCCGGACCAGGATGAAATCACATCCATGTTAAAAGCCTTGTCTTACGAATCTTTGGAAGAACTAGTAGATACCGCGGTTCCAAAGGACATTCAGGACAAAGCCCCTCTCGACATCCTCCCTGGAATCGCCGAGCACGAGGCCCTGCAAGAGCTTCGCGCCATGATGAGCAAGAACAAAGTCCACCGCTCATTGATCGGTGCTGGATACTATGATTGCGTGACCCCATCTGTTATCAGCCGCAACATATTAGAGAACCCAGCCTGGTATACACAGTACACGCCTTACCAAGCTGAGATCGCACAAGGGCGCCTCGAAGCACTTCTGAATTTCCAAACCATGGTCGCTGAGCTTTGTGGTCTCGATCTTGCCAATGCCTCGCTTCTTGACGAGGGCACCGGGGCTGCAGAAGCCATGAACATGAGTCGCGAGATTGCAGCCAAAGGCCAAAGCGATAAATTTTTTGTCTCCCAACATTGCCACGCCCAAACAATCGGCGTCTTAAAGACAAGAGCCCTAGCTCTGGGTATTGAAGTCGTCGTTGGTGATGAATTTGACTTCGATTTTGATGAAAAACCATTCGGCTTGTTGCTCCAGTATCCAGGCAGTCACGGAGCGGTTGCAGACTACACTGATCTTGTCGTCAAAGCCAAACAAGCAGGCGTCATTGTCACGTTTGCAACTGACCTTCTTGCGTTAGCTTCATTGAAGTCCCCTGGGGAATTAGGTGCGGACATAGCCGTTGGTAACTCACAACGTTTTGGTGTTCCTCTTGGATACGGTGGTCCCCATGCTGGGTTCTTTGCTACCAAAGATGAGTTCAAACGCAAGATACCCGGACGAATCGTAGGTGTCACCAAGGATGCCAACGGTGACAAGGCCTACCGACTAGCTCTTCAGACTCGTGAGCAGCATATTCGTCGGGATAAGGCCACAAGTAACATCTGTACCGCTCAGGTGCTGCTAGCGATTATGGCCTCCATGTATGGTGTGTTTCATGGCTCAGCTGGAGTTAAAAAGATTTCGAGCCGTGTGAATGCGTTGGCCAACCTTTTCGGTCGTGGCGCTAAGTCTATAGGCTTCGATCTTCTCACTCCCAATTACTTTGATACAGTCGCCGTTGTCACTGATAAGGCTCAAGCTGACAAAGTCATGACAGCTGCACTAGCAGCTGGTTACAACCTCAATCGTTACAATGAAACCACCATTACCATCGCCTTCGATGAAAAATCTGATTTAGAAGAAGTAGAAGAAGTGCTCTCTTTCTTCGGCGACTTTAAGAAATCACTTAAAGACTTAGCAAACGACGAAAGTGGTACGATTCCGGACGGTCTACAGCGAACCAGCGATTTCATGACTCACGAAGTCTTCAATCGTTTCCACTCTGAAACGGAAATGATGCGCTATATTCGTAAACTAGAGGCCCGAGACCTTTCTCTCACTCGTAGCATGATCCCGCTGGGTTCTTGCACCATGAAGCTTAACGCAGCTTCTGAACTGATGCCAATCACCTGGCCTGAAGTGAATGGGTTACACCCTTTCGTTCCTCTCGATCAAGCTCAGGGCTACCAAGAACTATTCACACAGCTAGAGAACTGGCTTTGCAAGGCCACAGGATTTGATGCTGTGTCGCTGCAGCCAAACTCGGGTGCTCAGGGTGAGTTTGCTGGTTTGATGGTGATCGCTAAATATCACGAAGCTCAAGGCCAAGGCCACCGTAATGTCTGTTTGATCCCGTCTTCTGCACATGGCACCAACCCAGCGTCTGCTGTTCTCGCAGGAATGAAGGTGGTTGTGATCAAATGCGATGACGAGGGTAACATTGACTTAAACGACCTTCAGGGTAAAGCTGAGAAGCATAAAGACAAGCTTTCGGCTCTGATGATCACTTATCCATCAACTCACGGAGTTTTTGAGAACGACATTACCCGCATTTGCGACATCATTCATGAGAATGGTGGCCAAGTTTATATGGATGGTGCCAACCTCAATGCTCAAATCGGACTTTGCCAGCCTGGCAAATATGGTCCCGATGTCTGCCATATGAACCTTCACAAGACTTTCTGTATTCCACATGGGGGCGGAGGTCCTGGTGTCGGCCCCATCGGCGTTCGCTCTCATCTTGCAGCCTATTTACCGAACCACCCTGTAGTCACCATGGGCGGCAAATCAGGTGTTGGGCCAATTTCTGCAGCTCCATGGGGTAGCCCCAGCATCTTGCCAATCTCTTGGATGTACATTCGCATGATGGGTGGTGAAGAGCTGAAGAAGGCCACTCAAGTTGCCATCCTCAATGCCAACTACATGGCGAAGCGTTTGGAAGGAGCATTCTCAGTAGTTTATCGTGGTAATAAAGGCCTGGTAGCTCATGAGTGCATCATCGACCTTAAAGAGGTCAAAAAGACAGCAGGAATCACCGTTGATGACATCGCCAAACGATTGATCGACTATGGTTATCATGCTCCAACAGTATCTTGGCCTGTACCGAATTCAATGATGATCGAGCCCACAGAATCAGAATCGAAAGCCGAATTGGATCGTTTCTGTGATGCTATGATCTCTATTCGCGAAGAGATTCGCGAGATCGAGTCCGGCAAGGCGGATAAGGATCAAAATCCACTGAAGCATGCGCCTCACACTGCCGCTATGATAGGCTCCGATGCCTGGGATCAGGCCTACTCCCGAGAGCAAGCAGCATATCCATTGCCTTACGTGCGGGACAATAAGTTCTGGCCGTTCGTGGCTCGGATTGATAACGCTTTTGGAGATCGCAACTTAGTGTGTTCTTGCCCTCCTCTTGAAGACTACGAATAG
- the gcvH gene encoding glycine cleavage system protein GcvH, translated as MTYPNELKYTKDHEWVKLEDDVAIVGITDYALEQLGDVVHIELPSVDEQFDAGSTFGTIESTKTVSDLYMPVTGKIKSVNNDLEDNLETLSDKPYTDGWLIKVAVTEAGDELISAAEYEKFISEDE; from the coding sequence ATGACATACCCAAACGAACTGAAGTACACCAAAGATCATGAATGGGTGAAACTAGAAGATGATGTAGCCATCGTTGGAATCACTGACTACGCTTTGGAGCAGCTAGGCGATGTTGTTCACATCGAGCTTCCTAGTGTCGATGAGCAATTTGACGCCGGCTCAACCTTTGGCACTATCGAGTCAACAAAGACAGTGTCTGATCTTTACATGCCAGTGACTGGAAAAATTAAGTCTGTTAACAATGACTTAGAAGACAATCTTGAAACCTTAAGCGACAAGCCTTACACAGACGGCTGGCTGATTAAAGTTGCTGTTACAGAGGCTGGCGACGAACTCATTTCCGCAGCTGAATACGAAAAGTTCATCTCGGAAGACGAATAA
- the gcvT gene encoding glycine cleavage system aminomethyltransferase GcvT, producing the protein MANQDLKRTPIFDVHKQLKARLVPFGGWEMPIQYEGVIAEHQTVRTGCGSFDVSHMGEIIVSGEQAQDFLQWVTINDITRLAPGQGQYSAMLNEAGGMIDDLIIYRIADQEYLLCVNASNDDKDYQWLSSQSGKFKVKLSHESDRWSQIAIQGPKSSECLLALFDNATQNKISALQYMEIIPADFQGQTGWIARTGYTGEKGFEIYIPNLVAAATFTDLVEKTDAKPIGLGARDTLRLEACYLLYGNDMNDTVSPIEAGIGWATRMDCGEFVGKDAVVKHKEAEAKRRKNVAFIMEDKGIGRQGMKLYKGDQLVGEITSGSHLPSLEKAGGMALVDKDLVAVGDSVEIDVRGKRKLAKIVKRPLYSAKVK; encoded by the coding sequence ATGGCGAATCAAGACCTGAAACGAACTCCAATATTCGACGTCCACAAGCAGCTTAAGGCGCGACTGGTGCCCTTTGGAGGGTGGGAAATGCCGATTCAGTACGAGGGAGTCATTGCGGAACACCAGACCGTCCGCACCGGCTGTGGCAGCTTCGATGTATCTCACATGGGTGAAATCATAGTATCTGGCGAACAAGCGCAAGACTTTCTCCAATGGGTCACAATCAATGACATCACGCGTCTTGCACCTGGGCAAGGCCAGTATAGCGCCATGTTAAACGAAGCAGGCGGCATGATTGACGACCTCATCATCTATCGTATAGCCGACCAGGAATATCTTCTCTGTGTCAACGCTTCTAATGACGACAAAGACTACCAGTGGCTATCCTCACAATCAGGAAAGTTTAAAGTCAAGCTAAGCCATGAGTCGGATCGTTGGAGCCAGATCGCAATCCAAGGACCTAAGTCTTCCGAGTGCTTGTTGGCGCTCTTCGATAACGCGACCCAAAATAAAATCTCGGCCTTGCAGTACATGGAAATTATTCCTGCCGACTTTCAAGGGCAAACAGGCTGGATTGCTCGTACTGGGTACACGGGAGAAAAAGGTTTCGAGATCTATATACCCAACTTAGTCGCGGCAGCAACCTTCACTGACCTTGTCGAGAAAACTGATGCAAAGCCTATTGGTTTAGGAGCTCGCGATACTCTTAGACTCGAAGCCTGCTACTTGCTCTATGGCAACGATATGAACGACACTGTTTCTCCTATCGAAGCTGGAATTGGCTGGGCCACACGGATGGATTGCGGCGAGTTCGTTGGTAAGGATGCTGTTGTGAAGCACAAAGAAGCAGAGGCCAAACGGCGCAAGAATGTGGCATTTATCATGGAAGATAAAGGAATCGGTCGTCAGGGAATGAAGCTCTATAAAGGCGATCAACTCGTCGGTGAAATCACGAGTGGATCACACCTTCCCAGTCTTGAAAAAGCAGGTGGAATGGCTTTGGTAGACAAGGATTTGGTAGCAGTCGGGGATTCCGTTGAAATCGATGTCCGCGGCAAAAGAAAACTTGCGAAGATCGTTAAAAGGCCACTATATTCAGCGAAGGTTAAGTAG
- a CDS encoding glycosyltransferase family 2 protein produces MSSLNQLSVFIITKDEEANLERCLQSLPAGIDLLVVDSGSQDRTQEIARLYGARIFERPFDDFASQKNFAVDQCQHDWVLSLDADEVLVGNLEAVFDDALYNGAYGFRLRRHLVFMGREMRYGKTKDAPLRLFHRGHGRYEGSIHESVKLNQGRASYLTGITLLHHSYKDLADYFARFNRYTSAIADRHKSLGKKAPMVSHIFRPWLEFLSRYVFRLGFLDGYPGYTYALISSLYAYIKYAKLRELER; encoded by the coding sequence TTGAGTTCTTTAAATCAGCTATCAGTCTTCATCATCACAAAAGATGAGGAGGCTAATTTAGAACGATGCTTGCAGAGCTTGCCTGCAGGCATCGATCTACTTGTGGTCGACTCAGGAAGTCAGGACCGCACTCAGGAAATTGCTAGGTTATACGGGGCTCGCATTTTCGAGCGACCGTTCGATGATTTTGCTAGCCAAAAGAATTTCGCCGTGGATCAATGCCAGCACGATTGGGTTTTATCTCTCGACGCTGATGAGGTCTTGGTTGGAAATTTAGAAGCTGTTTTTGACGATGCCCTTTACAACGGAGCCTACGGTTTTCGACTTCGTCGGCACCTTGTTTTTATGGGGCGAGAAATGCGCTATGGCAAAACCAAGGATGCACCACTGAGGCTTTTTCACCGAGGCCATGGTCGCTACGAGGGTAGCATCCACGAGTCGGTAAAGCTCAATCAGGGCCGGGCTTCATATCTCACCGGTATCACTCTTTTGCATCATTCCTATAAGGATCTAGCCGATTATTTTGCAAGGTTTAATCGCTATACGAGTGCTATTGCAGATCGTCATAAGAGCCTTGGGAAAAAGGCTCCCATGGTTTCGCATATTTTTCGGCCTTGGCTTGAATTCTTGAGCCGCTATGTATTTCGCCTTGGGTTTCTTGATGGCTATCCAGGATACACGTATGCTCTCATCAGTAGTTTATACGCCTATATCAAGTATGCAAAGCTCAGGGAGTTGGAACGGTGA